A DNA window from Nitrospirota bacterium contains the following coding sequences:
- a CDS encoding pyruvate synthase, protein MAGEMMTGNLAAAWGARLAGVDYIPAFPITPQTEIVEALAEWCDCGAMPARFVMMDSEHSMMTAAGAGAATGARVFTATSSQGLLHAFEVLYSVAGWRVPLVLVNVSRALAAPITLEPDHNDVLAARDAGFLQIHAETCQEVLDSILMAYRIAEDERVMLPVLVNLDGFYLSFTREPVIVPDPEKVAAFLPPFRPAHLGFKASAPHALGVAVLGGTPYTYFRHQMHLAAMNALQVHREAAADFERLFGRRYDVVEGYRLDDAEDVLVMSNAFATKGRAAVDAARAKGRRVGLLRLRVIRPWPAEAIVAALRGRRAVGVLDQNLAPGLGGILVQEIAATLYHDPERPKAICSFIGGLGGKNIHEGEFDAIVARMEQAGKAGRGEGPVLLYTEAEHREMAQLQVLASASRADR, encoded by the coding sequence ATGGCGGGCGAAATGATGACCGGCAACCTGGCGGCGGCCTGGGGAGCGAGACTGGCGGGGGTGGATTACATCCCGGCCTTTCCCATCACGCCCCAGACGGAAATCGTGGAGGCGCTGGCCGAGTGGTGCGACTGCGGGGCGATGCCGGCGCGGTTCGTGATGATGGATTCCGAACATTCCATGATGACGGCGGCCGGGGCCGGCGCCGCGACGGGAGCGCGGGTCTTCACCGCGACCTCCAGCCAGGGGCTGTTGCATGCCTTCGAAGTGCTCTATTCGGTCGCCGGCTGGCGCGTGCCGCTCGTGCTGGTCAACGTCTCGCGCGCGCTGGCCGCGCCGATCACGCTGGAGCCGGATCACAACGATGTGCTGGCCGCGCGGGATGCCGGCTTTCTCCAGATCCACGCCGAGACCTGCCAGGAAGTGCTGGATTCCATCCTGATGGCCTATCGCATCGCGGAGGATGAGCGGGTGATGCTGCCGGTGCTCGTCAATCTGGACGGGTTCTATCTCTCGTTCACGCGCGAGCCGGTGATCGTACCCGATCCCGAGAAAGTGGCGGCGTTCCTCCCGCCGTTCCGTCCCGCCCATCTCGGCTTCAAAGCGTCCGCGCCTCATGCCTTGGGTGTGGCGGTCCTGGGCGGGACACCCTATACCTATTTCCGCCACCAGATGCACCTGGCCGCCATGAATGCCTTGCAGGTCCACCGGGAAGCTGCCGCCGATTTCGAGCGGCTGTTCGGGCGGCGGTACGATGTGGTGGAAGGCTATCGACTGGACGATGCGGAAGACGTCCTGGTCATGAGCAACGCCTTCGCGACCAAGGGGAGGGCGGCGGTGGACGCGGCGCGGGCCAAGGGCCGGCGGGTCGGGCTCCTGCGCCTGCGGGTCATCCGCCCCTGGCCAGCGGAGGCCATCGTGGCTGCATTGCGCGGCCGGCGGGCGGTGGGTGTGCTGGATCAGAACCTCGCGCCGGGCCTGGGGGGCATTCTCGTGCAGGAAATCGCCGCGACGCTGTATCACGATCCGGAACGGCCGAAGGCGATCTGTTCGTTTATCGGCGGGCTGGGCGGCAAGAATATTCACGAGGGGGAGTTTGACGCGATCGTCGCCCGGATGGAGCAGGCAGGCAAGGCCGGTCGAGGAGAAGGCCCGGTGCTGCTCTATACCGAAGCCGAACATCGCGAGATGGCACAGTTGCAGGTTCTGGCCTCTGCATCAAGAGCTGATCGTTGA
- a CDS encoding pyruvate synthase has product MPWQRETFKKIKQIPREEHVLPGTSLCAGCGGLEALRLAAKVLGDDVVYVNAAGCFTMLAAYPFTPFKGSWLYTTMGSAPAGAQGVRDALDVLIAKGRLPQRDDLKVVVLGGDGSTYDMALSSTSGAIYRGLDFYYFCYDNEAYGNTGVQLSAATPYGARTTTSPCSLQHPAGTIQEKKDIFEIWRAHKPPYIATVAPRYPLDLAEKFARAATFTGPKLFLALSACPTGWLYDPGETPEVAKLAVETGLWPLKEAINGAVTHTYLPKRKPVEEYLKLQGRFRHLFEPTKQEEAIRHIQERVDAYWQRVTV; this is encoded by the coding sequence ATGCCCTGGCAACGCGAGACGTTTAAAAAGATCAAACAGATTCCCCGCGAGGAGCATGTGCTGCCCGGCACGTCCCTCTGCGCCGGCTGCGGAGGATTGGAAGCGCTGCGGCTGGCCGCGAAGGTACTCGGCGACGATGTCGTGTATGTGAATGCCGCCGGCTGTTTCACGATGCTGGCGGCCTATCCTTTCACGCCGTTCAAGGGATCGTGGCTCTATACCACGATGGGCTCGGCGCCGGCCGGCGCACAGGGGGTGCGCGACGCATTGGATGTGTTGATCGCCAAAGGGCGGCTGCCCCAGCGCGACGATCTCAAAGTCGTGGTGCTCGGCGGAGACGGATCGACCTACGACATGGCCCTGTCCTCCACTTCCGGGGCCATTTATCGTGGCCTCGATTTCTATTATTTCTGCTACGACAACGAGGCCTACGGCAACACCGGGGTGCAGCTCTCGGCCGCGACGCCGTACGGCGCGCGGACGACGACCTCGCCCTGCAGCCTGCAGCATCCCGCCGGCACGATCCAGGAGAAGAAGGACATCTTCGAGATCTGGCGCGCACACAAGCCGCCCTATATCGCCACGGTCGCCCCGCGCTATCCGCTGGATCTGGCCGAGAAGTTTGCGCGCGCCGCGACATTCACAGGGCCCAAACTCTTTCTCGCCCTCTCCGCCTGCCCGACCGGCTGGCTCTACGATCCGGGCGAGACGCCGGAGGTCGCCAAGCTGGCGGTGGAAACCGGTCTATGGCCGTTGAAGGAAGCGATCAACGGGGCAGTCACCCACACCTACCTTCCCAAGCGTAAGCCGGTGGAAGAGTACCTCAAGTTACAGGGCCGGTTCCGGCATCTGTTCGAACCGACGAAGCAGGAGGAGGCGATCCGCCACATCCAGGAGCGCGTGGACGCCTATTGGCAACGGGTGACCGTATGA
- a CDS encoding c-type cytochrome: MSVPRRPGLSVVVVLLALGSVSASASGASATERHMMQPLVPADQLEPARAMANPLPDASETIERGKALYEGKGACFNCHGKSGQGDGPAAMGLDPSPRNFHHHGFWRHRTEGELFWVIKHGSAGTSMIGFGNVLSDDEIWSLIRYLRTFAGGHGPGKGMGPGRGKDRMGPRGAGCCGGETGDR; the protein is encoded by the coding sequence ATGAGCGTCCCGCGGCGTCCCGGACTATCGGTGGTCGTGGTATTGCTGGCGCTGGGCTCCGTGAGTGCGAGCGCGTCAGGCGCCTCGGCCACCGAGCGGCACATGATGCAACCGTTGGTGCCAGCAGACCAACTCGAACCGGCCAGAGCCATGGCCAACCCGCTTCCCGATGCATCCGAGACCATCGAGAGGGGCAAAGCTCTCTACGAAGGCAAGGGCGCCTGTTTCAACTGTCACGGCAAGAGCGGGCAGGGCGATGGACCGGCAGCGATGGGACTCGATCCTTCCCCGCGGAACTTTCATCACCATGGATTCTGGCGCCATCGCACGGAGGGCGAACTCTTCTGGGTGATCAAGCACGGATCGGCCGGCACCAGTATGATCGGCTTCGGCAACGTCCTGTCCGATGACGAGATCTGGAGCCTGATCCGTTACCTGCGTACCTTCGCCGGAGGTCATGGGCCTGGCAAAGGCATGGGCCCAGGCCGCGGCAAGGACCGCATGGGGCCCAGAGGGGCAGGCTGTTGCGGAGGGGAGACGGGCGACCGATGA